The Epilithonimonas zeae genome contains a region encoding:
- a CDS encoding recombinase family protein, with protein MQIADLYIRVSTDEQADKGYSQRDQEERLRKHCNSQNIQIDRVIFEDHSAKTFDRPEWQKYMFSFRRGKPAKEVRLLLFTKWDRFSRNTSEAYQMISKLTKLNISPQAIEQPLDLRVPENKLLLAIYLSTPEVENDRRALNVIYGMRRAIKEGRMMGTAPYGYINKCTEDGRKYVAVKEPEASNIIWAFKEVAKGHLPSAKVRELMNKREGRKLTRNSFLEALRNVVYCGNIVLKAHGDEEERVIKGKHEPLISEELFMKVQHILRRKSNKDIFLPGGRVINEDRYPLRGLLLCPKCGKNLTASSAKGRSKHYYYYHCTLACGFRHNSEIVNELFEAELSKFEFIPAFASLLKTIMMKNFSSVSDGLDDERKILTEQVTRIEQKIAKARDLYLEDKLDEEDFRAVKTKNKDELDRLLFKLNSIKQTKKDNNVELKLDAALKAVTKISERYKKADSVDKRAIIGLIYPEKLTFDGENFQTAKINTFVHTIFLIKKELGNKKNRQRSEKSSNVGFVTKTSVSSNTFIDDLVRLSQIKQELKSSFLSNNFF; from the coding sequence ATGCAAATCGCCGATTTATATATCCGAGTTTCAACGGATGAACAAGCTGATAAAGGTTATTCACAGCGCGATCAGGAAGAGCGCCTTCGCAAACATTGCAATAGTCAAAATATTCAAATCGATCGGGTAATTTTTGAGGATCATTCTGCAAAAACTTTCGACAGACCAGAGTGGCAGAAATATATGTTTAGCTTCAGAAGAGGCAAGCCTGCTAAAGAAGTTAGACTTCTTTTGTTTACGAAATGGGATAGGTTTAGCCGTAATACAAGCGAAGCTTACCAGATGATCTCTAAACTTACTAAGTTAAATATTTCTCCTCAGGCTATTGAGCAGCCTTTAGACTTGAGAGTTCCTGAAAATAAACTTTTATTGGCTATATATCTTTCAACTCCTGAAGTAGAAAATGATCGTCGTGCATTGAATGTTATTTATGGAATGCGCAGAGCCATTAAAGAAGGCAGAATGATGGGAACTGCGCCTTACGGATATATCAATAAGTGCACGGAAGATGGCAGAAAATATGTGGCAGTAAAAGAACCTGAGGCCTCTAACATCATCTGGGCCTTTAAGGAAGTAGCGAAAGGACATCTGCCAAGTGCAAAAGTTAGAGAGCTAATGAATAAAAGGGAGGGTAGGAAACTCACACGTAATTCTTTTCTTGAGGCTCTTCGCAATGTGGTTTATTGTGGTAATATTGTGCTAAAAGCCCATGGTGATGAAGAAGAGAGAGTTATTAAAGGCAAACATGAGCCTTTAATCTCAGAAGAGCTTTTTATGAAAGTTCAACATATACTCAGAAGGAAAAGCAATAAAGATATTTTTTTACCGGGAGGTAGGGTGATCAATGAAGATAGGTATCCTCTGCGCGGATTACTGCTATGCCCAAAATGTGGAAAAAATTTAACTGCAAGTAGTGCTAAAGGAAGGTCAAAGCATTATTACTATTACCATTGTACTTTAGCGTGTGGCTTCCGTCACAACTCTGAAATAGTTAATGAACTATTTGAGGCAGAACTTTCAAAATTTGAGTTTATTCCAGCATTTGCAAGTTTGTTAAAAACTATAATGATGAAAAATTTTTCAAGTGTTTCGGACGGCCTTGATGATGAGCGAAAAATACTGACCGAGCAAGTCACCAGAATTGAACAAAAGATAGCAAAAGCAAGAGATTTATATCTGGAAGATAAATTAGATGAAGAGGATTTTAGAGCAGTGAAGACAAAAAATAAGGATGAACTTGACCGACTCTTATTCAAACTCAATTCGATAAAGCAAACCAAGAAGGATAATAACGTAGAACTTAAGCTGGACGCGGCTTTGAAGGCTGTTACGAAAATTTCTGAGAGATATAAAAAAGCAGATTCAGTAGACAAAAGAGCTATAATTGGTTTGATATATCCTGAAAAGTTAACCTTTGACGGAGAGAATTTTCAAACCGCAAAAATCAATACTTTTGTACATACTATCTTTCTGATAAAGAAGGAATTAGGAAATAAAAAAAACCGACAAAGAAGTGAAAAATCTTCAAATGTCGGTTTTGTGACCAAGACGAGCGTGTCTTCAAACACTTTTATCGATGATTTGGTTCGTTTGAGCCAAATTAAACAAGAGTTAAAAAGTTCATTTTTATCAAATAATTTCTTTTAG